The Deinococcus sonorensis KR-87 genome includes a window with the following:
- a CDS encoding adenylate/guanylate cyclase domain-containing protein, protein MPNDQLLPLPSSVHSPGAQQACLLVADLVDSTGLAQRLPLTSYAALMAELIQLLILHFEAYGGQVLQHQGDAVVCLWPLAQTPQAVQAGLGAHQRAARLQLAEVLGEPLALRVGLAAGEVIRGMVGGIPSAYGLPVNLAARVAAAAQPGQTVVCDTVRALAGDAVLMEREVTGLRGFVAPCGLSQVRANTGGAAFQMKTG, encoded by the coding sequence ATGCCCAACGATCAGCTGCTTCCCCTCCCCTCCAGCGTGCACTCACCGGGCGCTCAGCAGGCGTGTCTGCTGGTTGCCGATCTGGTGGACAGCACCGGCTTGGCTCAGCGCCTGCCGCTGACCAGTTATGCCGCGCTGATGGCCGAGCTGATTCAGCTGCTGATCCTGCACTTCGAGGCGTACGGCGGTCAGGTGCTGCAGCATCAGGGCGATGCGGTGGTGTGTCTGTGGCCGCTGGCCCAGACGCCTCAGGCGGTTCAGGCGGGCCTGGGGGCGCATCAGCGGGCCGCTCGACTACAGCTGGCTGAGGTGTTGGGCGAACCGCTGGCCCTGCGGGTCGGGCTGGCGGCGGGCGAGGTGATCCGGGGCATGGTGGGCGGGATCCCGAGCGCCTACGGCTTGCCGGTCAACCTGGCGGCCCGGGTGGCCGCCGCCGCGCAGCCCGGGCAGACCGTGGTGTGCGACACGGTGCGCGCCCTGGCCGGCGACGCCGTGCTGATGGAGCGCGAAGTGACTGGGCTGCGCGGGTTCGTGGCCCCCTGCGGCCTGTCGCAGGTGCGGGCCAACACCGGTGGCGCGGCGTTCCAGATGAAAACTGGTTAA
- a CDS encoding response regulator transcription factor: MERKPLVLVIEDEKDIARFIELELAAEGYATEVAFDGVTGLSKFREVNPDLVILDLMLPVLDGLEVARRIRKTSNTPIIILTAKDNIQDKVEGLDSGADDYLVKPFSIEELLARVRAHLRRVNPAVTGEVRVADLVMNLDGREIFRGGRRVELSAKEFELLELLARNPGKVFSRFEIEEKVWPEYTGGSNVVDVYIGYLRRKLEESGERRLIHTVRGVGYVLREE; the protein is encoded by the coding sequence ATGGAACGCAAGCCGCTCGTGCTCGTCATTGAAGATGAAAAAGACATCGCGCGCTTTATTGAACTGGAACTGGCGGCTGAAGGGTATGCCACGGAGGTCGCGTTCGACGGCGTGACCGGCCTGAGTAAATTCCGCGAAGTAAACCCGGACCTGGTGATCCTGGACCTGATGCTGCCGGTGCTGGACGGCCTGGAAGTGGCGCGCCGCATCCGCAAGACCAGCAACACCCCGATCATCATCCTGACGGCCAAGGACAACATTCAGGACAAGGTGGAGGGGCTGGATTCCGGCGCCGACGACTACCTGGTCAAGCCCTTCTCCATCGAGGAACTGCTGGCCCGCGTGCGCGCCCACCTGCGACGGGTGAATCCGGCCGTGACCGGCGAGGTGCGGGTGGCCGACCTGGTGATGAATCTGGACGGCCGGGAGATCTTCCGGGGAGGCCGCCGGGTGGAGCTGTCGGCCAAGGAGTTCGAGCTGCTGGAGCTGCTGGCCCGCAACCCCGGCAAGGTGTTCAGCCGCTTTGAGATTGAGGAGAAGGTCTGGCCCGAGTACACCGGTGGCAGCAACGTGGTGGACGTCTACATCGGCTACCTGCGGCGCAAGCTGGAGGAGAGCGGTGAGCGGCGGCTGATCCATACCGTACGTGGCGTGGGCTACGTCCTGCGCGAGGAGTAG
- a CDS encoding HpcH/HpaI aldolase/citrate lyase family protein, translated as MTRPASRLPSAAPTFDPLALGASLYAPATRPDLAALGNGEKAINPHSLIYCLEDAVRDDELPLALERLRSALPQLRQGTGPLRFVRVRSPRMLETVLGFEGRSALHGVVLPKVSRSNLREYLQLLPPELSALPTLETREVFSQRRMEGLRDFLLDSGFAGRVACLRVGGNDLLSLLGLRRTPGQTVHEGPLSGTLQMLVSTFVPWGFQLSSPVYEVYGDPSTLAREVQQDRQRGLCGKTVIHPVQVAVVAAAYQVTAAELRQARAVLDPQAPAVFARDGAMCEPATHGRWAAQVLRMAQLYGVQPDAAPA; from the coding sequence ATGACCAGACCCGCCAGCCGCCTGCCGTCCGCCGCCCCCACCTTCGACCCGCTGGCGCTGGGCGCCAGCCTGTACGCGCCCGCCACCCGTCCCGATCTGGCGGCACTGGGGAACGGGGAGAAGGCCATCAACCCACACTCGCTGATCTACTGCCTGGAGGACGCGGTGCGCGACGACGAGCTGCCGCTGGCGCTGGAGCGGCTGCGTTCCGCCCTGCCGCAGCTGCGGCAGGGCACCGGCCCGCTGCGGTTCGTGCGGGTTCGCAGTCCCCGCATGCTGGAAACAGTGCTGGGCTTTGAGGGCCGAAGCGCGCTGCACGGCGTGGTACTGCCGAAGGTCAGCCGCAGCAACCTGCGCGAGTACCTGCAGCTGCTGCCCCCGGAGCTGAGCGCCCTGCCCACCCTGGAGACCCGCGAGGTGTTCAGCCAGCGCCGCATGGAGGGCCTGCGCGACTTCCTGCTGGACAGCGGCTTTGCCGGCCGCGTCGCCTGCCTACGGGTGGGTGGCAACGACCTGCTGAGCCTGCTCGGGCTGCGGCGCACCCCCGGCCAGACGGTGCACGAGGGACCACTGTCCGGCACGCTCCAGATGCTGGTCTCGACCTTCGTGCCGTGGGGCTTCCAGCTGTCCAGCCCGGTGTACGAGGTGTATGGCGACCCGTCCACCCTGGCGCGCGAGGTACAGCAGGACCGGCAGCGCGGCCTGTGCGGCAAGACCGTGATTCATCCGGTCCAGGTGGCGGTGGTGGCCGCTGCCTACCAGGTCACGGCCGCCGAACTGCGGCAGGCCCGCGCTGTGCTGGACCCCCAGGCCCCGGCCGTGTTCGCCCGGGACGGCGCGATGTGCGAACCGGCCACCCACGGCCGCTGGGCCGCCCAGGTGCTGCGGATGGCCCAGCTGTATGGAGTTCAGCCCGATGCGGCGCCTGCCTGA
- a CDS encoding DUF2089 domain-containing protein, giving the protein MPRSPLPLPLPFPGVQEAPLVTELRFEHADITVKGEFLLNEFATLTPENLDFLRLYIKVRGNLKEVERILGLSYPTVRARFDGLLRAIGYEPELPDPRDETLRLLERGEITPEEATRRLKNR; this is encoded by the coding sequence ATGCCCAGATCGCCGCTCCCCCTTCCGCTGCCTTTTCCCGGTGTTCAGGAAGCGCCGCTGGTCACCGAACTGCGCTTTGAGCATGCGGACATCACTGTGAAGGGCGAGTTCCTGCTGAACGAGTTCGCCACCCTGACCCCCGAGAACCTGGATTTCCTGCGGCTGTACATCAAGGTGCGCGGCAACCTCAAGGAGGTCGAGCGCATCCTGGGACTCAGCTATCCCACGGTGCGCGCCCGCTTTGATGGGCTGCTGCGCGCCATCGGCTACGAGCCGGAGCTGCCGGACCCGCGCGACGAGACGCTGCGGCTGCTGGAACGCGGGGAGATCACGCCGGAGGAGGCCACCCGGCGGCTCAAGAACCGCTGA
- a CDS encoding ATP-grasp domain-containing protein yields the protein MNRPTVYFNKNFSVTSAQIRAMREVGQFETLASHSDPSNVMLHAADHQLTEPRGLLGDAYAEWLLATCRQHRPAVFIVGKEAAAVAPRRADFERLGVRVVVAASRAVLRELDHKDAFLRGWDSSILPIPAWTTFHDLATFDAAVEQLQAHPDWVPGQTRLCLKPARGIYASGFRVLTEGRDLKSFLQGELYQMSHAEARVMFAQAEQAGERLPTMLLMHTLEGAERSVDCVAWEGTLAAAVVRRKPAGQGGQLIEDRPDLLEAARALAQRYRMSGVFNFQTKDDRQRRPHMLEINARASGGLRYSMAAGINFAQLAAELSLGLLRPDQAPRPTTGLVVAEEKSAWVVREAAPSLLTGAAQP from the coding sequence TTGAACAGGCCGACCGTGTACTTCAACAAGAACTTCTCGGTGACCTCGGCGCAGATCCGGGCCATGCGGGAGGTGGGCCAGTTCGAGACGCTGGCCAGCCACTCGGACCCCAGCAACGTGATGCTGCATGCCGCCGACCACCAGCTGACCGAGCCGCGTGGCCTGCTGGGCGACGCCTACGCGGAGTGGCTGCTTGCTACCTGCCGGCAGCACCGCCCGGCGGTGTTCATCGTGGGCAAGGAGGCGGCGGCCGTGGCGCCGCGCCGCGCCGACTTCGAGCGGCTGGGGGTGCGGGTGGTGGTGGCGGCGAGCCGGGCGGTGCTGCGCGAACTGGACCACAAGGACGCCTTCCTGCGCGGCTGGGACTCCTCCATCCTGCCGATTCCCGCCTGGACCACCTTCCATGACCTCGCCACGTTCGACGCTGCTGTGGAACAGCTGCAGGCGCACCCGGACTGGGTGCCGGGCCAGACCCGGCTGTGCCTGAAACCGGCGCGCGGCATCTACGCCTCCGGGTTCCGGGTGCTGACCGAGGGCCGCGACCTGAAGAGCTTCCTGCAGGGCGAGCTGTACCAGATGAGTCACGCGGAGGCCCGGGTCATGTTCGCCCAGGCGGAGCAGGCCGGTGAGCGGCTGCCTACCATGCTGCTGATGCACACCCTGGAAGGGGCCGAGCGCAGCGTGGACTGCGTGGCCTGGGAAGGAACGCTGGCGGCGGCGGTGGTGCGGCGCAAACCGGCGGGGCAGGGCGGCCAGCTGATCGAGGACCGCCCGGACCTGCTGGAGGCGGCCCGGGCGCTGGCGCAGCGTTACCGGATGAGCGGCGTCTTCAATTTCCAGACCAAGGACGACCGGCAGCGACGGCCCCACATGCTGGAGATCAATGCCCGCGCCTCGGGCGGCCTGCGCTACAGCATGGCGGCCGGCATCAACTTCGCCCAGCTCGCGGCCGAGCTGAGCCTGGGGCTGCTGCGCCCGGATCAGGCACCCCGCCCCACCACCGGGCTGGTGGTGGCCGAGGAGAAGAGCGCCTGGGTGGTCCGGGAAGCCGCCCCTTCCCTGCTGACCGGGGCGGCACAGCCATGA
- a CDS encoding phosphoribosyltransferase domain-containing protein: MTTAAPQVHRKRLASGTLTLQIDHTLLPLEQLLGYAVRQNPRRGFLFVSRVLGKHLPVSPLRMAEVHRLLADQLSLDLPGPVLAIGLAETATGLGEGVARTWQQRTGRTDLTFLHSTRYHLQAPLALHFEEPHSHATAHRVYLPASPEGQRHFREARTLLLIDDEVSTGTTLLNLAAAYLQLNPAVARVVVVSLTDWCGERGQFERQLGVPVQSVSLLQGTHHFTPDPGYHPPVLPAVSGNGQDKTSLLAPHSARLGLDARDTPLMRAAQTRLGQELSGLPSGSSVLLLGSGEFQYLPFWLAHQLQVACPHLRLLTSATTRSPILPGEAIAHRLDFMDNYQDGIPNYLYNVAPGQFARVYVAHEGEAGPDPQLLATLNATALRLA, from the coding sequence ATGACAACTGCCGCCCCCCAGGTCCACCGGAAGCGGCTGGCCAGCGGCACCCTGACGCTGCAGATTGACCACACCCTGCTGCCGCTGGAACAGCTGCTCGGCTACGCCGTGCGCCAGAATCCGCGCCGGGGCTTTCTGTTCGTGAGCCGGGTGCTGGGCAAACACCTGCCGGTGTCGCCGCTGCGGATGGCCGAGGTGCACCGGCTGCTGGCCGACCAGCTGAGCCTGGACCTGCCGGGGCCAGTGCTGGCCATCGGGCTGGCCGAGACCGCCACCGGCCTGGGCGAGGGGGTGGCGCGCACGTGGCAGCAGCGCACTGGCCGGACGGACCTGACCTTCCTGCACAGCACCCGCTACCACCTCCAGGCGCCGCTGGCACTGCACTTTGAGGAACCGCACTCGCACGCCACCGCCCACCGGGTCTACCTGCCGGCCAGCCCGGAGGGCCAGCGGCACTTCCGGGAGGCCCGCACCCTGCTGCTGATTGACGACGAGGTGTCCACCGGCACCACCCTGCTGAATCTGGCCGCCGCCTACCTGCAGCTGAATCCGGCCGTGGCGCGGGTGGTGGTGGTCAGCCTGACCGACTGGTGTGGGGAACGGGGCCAGTTCGAGCGGCAGTTGGGGGTGCCGGTGCAGAGTGTCAGCCTTTTGCAGGGCACCCACCACTTCACGCCCGACCCCGGCTACCATCCGCCCGTCCTGCCGGCCGTGTCCGGCAACGGCCAGGACAAGACCAGCCTGCTGGCCCCGCACAGCGCCCGGTTGGGCCTGGACGCCCGTGATACGCCGCTGATGCGGGCGGCGCAGACTCGGCTGGGGCAAGAGTTAAGTGGCCTTCCCTCCGGGAGTTCGGTACTGCTGCTCGGCAGCGGCGAGTTCCAGTACCTCCCGTTCTGGCTGGCCCATCAGCTGCAAGTCGCCTGCCCGCACCTCCGCCTGCTCACCTCGGCCACCACCCGCAGCCCCATCCTGCCGGGAGAGGCCATCGCGCACCGACTGGACTTTATGGACAACTATCAGGACGGCATTCCCAATTACCTCTACAACGTGGCGCCCGGCCAGTTCGCCCGGGTCTACGTGGCTCACGAGGGCGAGGCGGGCCCGGACCCGCAGCTGCTCGCCACCCTGAACGCCACCGCCCTGAGGCTGGCATGA
- a CDS encoding DUF475 domain-containing protein: MQSFTRNFGFALIVSLICIAVATVDGYLRSGGVIGVALSALTIAVLLGILELSLSFDNAVVNASVLQNMDAKWQRRFLTWGILIAVFGMRFIFPIVIVSLTAGLGFIEVVQQAFSEPETYARNLVNAHVPISAFGGSFLMLVFLKYLMDPEKELHWIDPIERVFARIGRLETIQVVITGVVLLLATHFLVPKEEQLTALTAGVVGILVYLLMDAISNLFNVDNIAAKASAAGLASFLYLEVLDASFSLDGVIGAFALTNDIVIIAAGLTIGAIFVRSLTVMMVKSGTLEAYRFLEHGAHYGIGALATIMLLSMSPNIHIPEVVTGLIGAGFIGLAVWTSLVANRREAHQKPTQRV, encoded by the coding sequence ATGCAGAGCTTCACCCGCAATTTCGGCTTCGCGCTGATCGTTTCGCTGATCTGCATCGCCGTGGCCACCGTGGACGGCTACCTGCGCAGCGGCGGGGTGATCGGCGTGGCGCTCTCGGCGCTGACCATCGCCGTGCTGCTGGGCATTCTGGAGCTGAGCCTCAGCTTCGACAACGCGGTGGTCAACGCCAGCGTGCTGCAGAACATGGACGCCAAGTGGCAGCGCCGCTTCCTGACCTGGGGCATCCTGATCGCCGTGTTCGGCATGCGCTTCATCTTCCCGATCGTGATCGTGTCGCTGACGGCCGGGCTCGGCTTCATCGAGGTGGTGCAGCAGGCCTTCAGCGAGCCGGAAACCTACGCCCGCAACCTGGTCAACGCGCACGTGCCGATCAGCGCCTTTGGCGGCAGCTTCCTGATGCTGGTGTTCCTGAAGTACCTGATGGACCCGGAGAAGGAACTGCACTGGATTGACCCGATCGAGCGGGTGTTCGCGCGGATCGGTCGGCTGGAGACCATTCAGGTGGTGATCACCGGCGTGGTGCTGCTGCTGGCCACCCACTTCCTGGTGCCGAAAGAGGAGCAGCTGACTGCGCTGACCGCCGGCGTGGTGGGCATCCTGGTGTACCTGCTGATGGACGCCATCTCCAACCTGTTCAACGTGGACAACATCGCGGCCAAGGCCAGCGCGGCCGGACTGGCCAGCTTCCTGTACCTGGAGGTGCTGGACGCCAGCTTCTCGCTGGACGGGGTGATCGGGGCCTTCGCGCTGACCAACGACATCGTGATCATCGCGGCGGGCCTGACCATCGGCGCCATCTTCGTGCGCTCGCTGACCGTGATGATGGTCAAGAGCGGCACACTGGAGGCCTACCGCTTCCTGGAACACGGCGCGCACTACGGCATCGGGGCGCTGGCCACCATCATGCTGCTGAGCATGAGCCCCAACATCCACATCCCGGAAGTGGTGACCGGACTGATCGGCGCCGGCTTCATCGGCCTGGCTGTGTGGACCAGCCTGGTCGCCAACCGGCGTGAGGCCCACCAGAAACCCACCCAGCGCGTCTGA
- a CDS encoding sensor histidine kinase, whose product MTLRTRLTLLYTALLSLLLLLLAVLVLAVMRNSLLGGVDEDLKSRYSQFTNLSEQLRLGPFASSDLQTPSTSSSGSLADPFSTSTSSYIRRTFPNFRVQIETLIGVDVAQLKDQAHGSAAQRRQLLDNLRRMTTAVRQSSGLDQYAPIVLTDDQLLRVISASDHRLLLTLNIPGYGQSSIPTRVLVQLAPYRYGRNTDNSLREVTALIYFGRSLTDTYKTLSILQTIMLVLFLFGAGTAAASAYLLAGQALSPLRMVQRAAEQIGGRTLAQRVPEPQTGDEVQSLAHALNLMLDRLEASFEAQRRFTSDASHELRTPVTAIQGHASYLMRRTQPTEQQQESLGIIKNESERLTGLIGSLLELARSDSGVLQLRRQPVLALLLLQDTARELRPLAQGQGATLNATGDEVAFEGDPDRMKQVVINLVSNALKVGSRHITLSSRAEPRGTPAVSGVRLTVQDDGPGIAPEHLGRLFDRFYRVEESRSRDQGGAGLGLSIVKSIVDAHQGQIWIESEPGQGAQVHVWLPLGNIPDMDDEDVA is encoded by the coding sequence GTGACCCTGCGGACCCGCCTGACCCTGCTGTACACGGCGCTGCTCTCGCTGCTGCTGCTGCTGCTGGCCGTGCTGGTGCTGGCGGTGATGCGCAACAGCCTGCTCGGCGGGGTGGACGAGGACCTGAAGTCACGCTACTCGCAGTTCACTAATCTCTCAGAGCAGCTTCGCCTGGGGCCCTTCGCATCCAGCGACCTGCAGACCCCGTCGACGTCCTCGTCCGGCAGCCTGGCCGACCCCTTCAGCACCAGTACCAGCAGCTACATCCGGCGCACCTTCCCCAACTTCCGGGTGCAGATCGAAACCCTGATCGGGGTGGACGTGGCGCAGCTGAAGGACCAGGCGCACGGCAGCGCGGCCCAGCGCCGTCAGCTGCTCGACAACCTGCGCCGGATGACGACCGCCGTGCGGCAGAGCAGCGGCCTGGACCAGTACGCACCCATCGTCCTGACAGACGATCAACTGCTGCGCGTCATCAGCGCGTCGGACCACCGGCTGCTGCTGACCCTGAACATTCCCGGCTACGGCCAGTCGTCGATCCCGACGCGCGTGCTGGTGCAGCTGGCGCCGTACCGGTATGGCCGCAACACCGACAACAGCCTCAGGGAGGTCACGGCGCTGATCTACTTCGGGCGCAGCCTGACCGACACCTACAAGACCCTCAGCATCCTGCAGACCATCATGCTGGTGCTGTTCCTGTTCGGGGCCGGCACCGCCGCCGCCAGCGCCTACCTGCTGGCCGGTCAGGCGCTCTCGCCCCTGCGGATGGTGCAGCGGGCCGCCGAGCAGATCGGCGGCCGCACCCTGGCGCAGCGGGTTCCGGAGCCGCAGACCGGCGACGAGGTGCAGTCGCTGGCCCACGCGCTGAACCTGATGCTGGACCGGCTGGAGGCGTCCTTCGAGGCGCAGCGCCGCTTCACCAGCGACGCCAGCCATGAGCTGCGGACCCCGGTGACGGCCATCCAGGGCCACGCCAGCTACCTGATGCGCCGTACCCAGCCGACCGAGCAGCAGCAGGAGAGCCTGGGCATCATCAAGAACGAGTCCGAGCGGCTGACCGGGCTGATCGGCAGCCTGCTGGAACTGGCCCGCAGTGACAGCGGGGTGCTGCAGCTGCGCCGTCAGCCGGTGCTGGCGCTGCTGCTGCTGCAGGACACCGCCCGCGAGCTGCGACCGCTGGCCCAGGGGCAGGGCGCCACCCTCAATGCCACCGGCGACGAGGTGGCGTTCGAGGGCGACCCGGACCGCATGAAGCAGGTGGTGATCAACCTGGTGTCCAACGCCTTGAAGGTTGGCTCCAGGCACATCACGCTCAGCAGCCGCGCCGAGCCGCGCGGCACCCCGGCGGTGAGCGGCGTGCGTCTGACGGTGCAGGACGACGGCCCCGGCATCGCCCCGGAGCACCTGGGCCGGCTGTTTGACCGCTTCTACCGGGTGGAGGAGTCGCGCAGCCGCGACCAGGGCGGCGCCGGGCTGGGGCTGAGCATCGTCAAGAGTATTGTGGACGCCCACCAGGGGCAGATCTGGATTGAGTCGGAACCGGGGCAGGGCGCGCAGGTGCACGTCTGGCTGCCGCTGGGCAACATCCCTGACATGGACGACGAGGACGTGGCCTGA
- a CDS encoding cysteine protease StiP domain-containing protein, which yields MSSGSAAGPAWAVAPFPTSYAPDDLTLWLARAAAPTVTLAEKEARIGAGESYGHFLTPEAAPTALQQATYQQTLDRNGPAIAADLKGLARQLEQHAGGHPLTLVSLARAGFPVGILLQRELRRRGLETVHGGLSIIRGVGLDRTALQQLLQARPGSRVVFVDGWTGKGSIRTTLRRSLDGSGVAPTLAALYDPAGVADLAGSHHDRLLPHAVLNATVSGLLSRTFLRPDGTHAAERLDHLEPWDVSRTYVDALDTRVQQAEASAVPANRPVHAPDRAVQLARALGCTDPHRAKPSVGEATRVFLRRRPARLVLQAHTPDTRHLNELAQQHGVPVTLCPELPYATMALIEGDDA from the coding sequence TTGAGCAGCGGTAGTGCCGCCGGGCCGGCGTGGGCCGTGGCCCCCTTCCCCACCAGCTACGCCCCCGATGACCTGACCCTGTGGCTGGCCCGTGCCGCCGCGCCCACCGTGACCCTGGCCGAGAAGGAAGCGCGGATCGGGGCGGGCGAGTCGTACGGACACTTCCTGACCCCAGAAGCCGCGCCCACCGCCCTGCAGCAGGCCACCTATCAGCAGACGCTGGACCGCAATGGCCCGGCCATCGCTGCCGACCTGAAGGGCCTGGCCCGGCAGCTGGAGCAGCACGCCGGCGGGCATCCGCTGACGCTCGTATCGCTGGCCCGCGCCGGCTTTCCGGTGGGCATCCTGCTGCAGCGCGAGTTGCGGCGGCGAGGCCTGGAGACCGTTCACGGCGGCCTGAGCATCATCCGGGGCGTGGGGCTGGACCGCACGGCGCTGCAACAGCTCCTGCAGGCCCGGCCCGGCAGCCGGGTGGTGTTCGTGGACGGCTGGACCGGCAAGGGCAGCATCCGCACGACCCTTCGGCGCAGCCTGGACGGCAGCGGTGTGGCGCCCACCCTGGCGGCCCTGTATGACCCGGCCGGGGTGGCCGATCTGGCCGGCAGCCACCACGACCGGCTGCTGCCGCACGCGGTCCTGAACGCGACCGTCAGCGGCCTGCTGAGCCGCACCTTCCTGCGGCCGGACGGCACCCACGCCGCCGAGCGGCTGGATCACCTGGAGCCGTGGGACGTCAGCCGCACCTATGTGGACGCCCTGGACACGCGGGTGCAGCAGGCCGAAGCCAGCGCCGTGCCCGCCAACCGGCCGGTCCATGCCCCGGATCGCGCCGTGCAGCTGGCCCGCGCGCTGGGCTGTACCGACCCGCACCGCGCCAAGCCCTCGGTGGGCGAAGCCACCCGCGTGTTCCTGCGGCGGCGCCCGGCCCGGCTGGTGCTGCAGGCGCACACCCCCGATACCCGGCACCTGAACGAGCTGGCTCAGCAGCACGGTGTGCCAGTCACGCTCTGCCCGGAGCTGCCCTACGCCACCATGGCGCTGATCGAAGGAGACGACGCATGA
- the mqnP gene encoding menaquinone biosynthesis prenyltransferase MqnP gives MSVSPARPSTARTLLELVKFEHTVFALPFAYAGMLLASMLQRGTGWPGLGVLLWVTVAMASARTAAMAANRVIDRAIDARNPRTAGREIPAGKVSVPQAWALVVVSLLVMAVASWQLNPLCLALMPVAVLFLIGYPYMKRYTWLCHLWLGVTDGAAAAGGWIAVTGHFGAGAWLLWLVVICWMVGLDTIYATMDYDFDRKNGIQSIPARFGIARALRVAAVSHALTFVLLIATGLAVGASGFYYLAVLAMGGILLYEHRIVNPRDLTRANIAFFDANMWLALTMLAGVIIDVTWRTLT, from the coding sequence ATGAGCGTCAGCCCCGCCCGCCCTTCCACCGCCCGCACCCTGCTGGAGCTGGTCAAGTTCGAGCACACCGTCTTTGCCCTGCCGTTCGCCTACGCCGGCATGCTGCTGGCCAGCATGCTGCAGCGCGGCACCGGGTGGCCCGGCCTGGGCGTGCTGCTGTGGGTGACGGTGGCGATGGCGAGCGCGCGCACCGCCGCCATGGCCGCCAACCGGGTCATTGACCGGGCGATTGATGCCCGCAACCCACGCACCGCCGGCCGCGAGATTCCGGCCGGCAAGGTCAGCGTGCCGCAGGCCTGGGCGCTGGTGGTGGTCAGCCTGCTGGTGATGGCGGTGGCGTCGTGGCAGCTGAACCCGCTGTGTCTGGCGCTGATGCCGGTGGCGGTGCTGTTCCTGATCGGCTACCCGTACATGAAGCGCTACACCTGGCTGTGCCACCTGTGGCTGGGCGTCACCGACGGGGCGGCGGCGGCCGGCGGCTGGATCGCCGTCACCGGGCACTTCGGGGCCGGGGCGTGGCTGCTGTGGCTGGTGGTGATCTGCTGGATGGTCGGGCTGGACACCATCTACGCCACCATGGACTACGACTTTGACCGGAAGAACGGCATCCAGAGCATTCCGGCCCGCTTCGGCATCGCGCGCGCGCTACGGGTGGCGGCCGTCAGCCACGCCCTGACCTTCGTGCTGCTGATCGCGACCGGTCTGGCGGTGGGGGCCAGCGGCTTCTACTACCTCGCGGTGCTGGCGATGGGCGGCATTCTGCTGTACGAGCACCGCATCGTGAATCCCCGTGACCTGACCCGCGCCAACATCGCCTTCTTCGACGCGAACATGTGGCTGGCCCTGACCATGCTGGCCGGCGTGATTATCGACGTGACGTGGCGTACCCTTACCTGA